Proteins from a single region of Candidatus Eisenbacteria bacterium:
- a CDS encoding VWA domain-containing protein, with the protein MNTKLVEFCGLLRQNGLRVSVSETMDAFRALGTVGLADRDTVRAALRATAVKRAVDVPTFERLFDLYFSGLGDTIQEITQATQAALELDSDAFQRMLEDLQRFLEEQGIELSPLAKALLQADTGRLEQLLREAAARGQLGDIQHSFQEGKFTHAIAQALGLGNLAGEIEGLKGAFGGLDPETGRRFGQLLDRRLQDLADMMKAMVRQELDQQDVDRRDRQGMQALAEKSFFYLTEDEMRRMQEAVTKLAQRLRNVVALRRKRARRGRFDSSRTLRENLQFGGVPFRMFFDRKRKDRPQVMILCDVSDSVRNVSRFMLQFVYALQDLYSKVRSFIFVADIGEVTQLFTEHEANVALDTALTGNVINVYAHSDFGRAFKAFHREFLQAVNTRTTVIILGDARNNYNLPHEWALKDIHLRAKQIIWLNPENRMTWGFGDSEMDRYAPFCTMVEECRNLNQLYRVVDRIVAA; encoded by the coding sequence ATGAACACGAAGCTCGTCGAGTTCTGTGGCCTGCTGCGACAGAACGGGCTCCGCGTGTCCGTCTCCGAGACCATGGACGCGTTCCGTGCGCTGGGTACGGTCGGCCTCGCCGATCGCGACACGGTGCGCGCGGCGCTCCGCGCCACGGCCGTGAAGCGTGCCGTCGACGTGCCGACGTTCGAACGCCTGTTCGACCTCTACTTCTCGGGGCTCGGCGACACGATCCAGGAGATCACCCAGGCGACCCAGGCCGCGCTCGAGCTCGACAGCGACGCCTTCCAGCGCATGCTGGAGGACCTGCAGCGGTTCCTCGAGGAGCAGGGCATCGAGCTCTCGCCGCTGGCGAAGGCGCTCCTCCAGGCCGACACCGGACGCCTCGAGCAGCTGCTGCGCGAGGCCGCGGCGCGCGGGCAGCTGGGCGATATCCAGCACAGCTTCCAGGAGGGCAAGTTCACCCACGCGATCGCTCAGGCCCTCGGCCTCGGGAACCTCGCCGGCGAGATCGAGGGGCTGAAGGGCGCCTTCGGCGGCCTCGACCCCGAGACCGGGCGGCGCTTCGGGCAGCTCCTGGACCGGCGGCTCCAGGACCTGGCCGACATGATGAAGGCGATGGTGCGCCAGGAGCTCGACCAGCAGGACGTCGACCGGCGCGACCGCCAGGGCATGCAGGCGCTCGCCGAGAAGAGCTTCTTCTACCTCACCGAGGACGAGATGCGGCGCATGCAGGAGGCGGTGACGAAGCTCGCCCAGCGGCTGCGCAACGTGGTGGCGCTCCGGCGCAAGCGAGCGCGGCGCGGCCGCTTCGATTCCAGCCGGACCCTACGCGAGAACCTCCAGTTCGGCGGCGTGCCGTTCCGCATGTTCTTCGACCGCAAGCGCAAAGACCGCCCGCAGGTGATGATCCTCTGCGACGTGTCGGATTCGGTCCGCAACGTGTCGCGGTTCATGCTGCAGTTCGTGTACGCGCTCCAGGACCTCTACTCGAAGGTCCGCAGCTTCATCTTCGTCGCCGACATCGGCGAGGTGACGCAGCTCTTCACCGAGCACGAGGCCAACGTCGCGCTCGACACGGCGCTCACCGGCAACGTCATCAACGTCTACGCGCACTCCGACTTCGGACGGGCCTTCAAGGCCTTCCACCGCGAGTTCCTGCAGGCGGTGAACACACGCACCACGGTCATCATCCTCGGCGACGCCCGCAACAACTACAATCTGCCGCACGAGTGGGCGCTCAAGGACATCCACCTGCGCGCCAAGCAGATCATCTGGCTCAACCCCGAGAACCGCATGACGTGGGGATTCGGCGACAGCGAAATGGACCGCTACGCGCCGTTCTG